The Achromobacter pestifer genome includes a region encoding these proteins:
- a CDS encoding Bug family tripartite tricarboxylate transporter substrate binding protein: MTQARKFRVGPLLRGLCLSLAAILPAAAHADWPDRPIHMVVPFPPGSSPDILARTISEPLSQALGQPIVIDNKPGAGGNIGTRIVSQAKPDGYTLLYTINGPLVTAPTLYKKTLGYDPLRDLQPVSLVGTSPNVLVVPSSLKVDNVKDFVALVKGRGNSLNYGSVGPGSSAHLAMEMFKESAGVDLAHIPYSGFPQVISAIIGGDVQAGFMVPAIAVPQARDGKVKLLAVTSLQPSEALPGVPTMASQGYPDFEAISWNAVLVPAGTPTPIVERLNSELARIIGSDAVRKQLALQYFTPAPSTPEALTARIKNEKARWDQVIEKLNLSLD, encoded by the coding sequence ATGACGCAAGCCCGCAAGTTCCGGGTCGGCCCGCTGCTACGCGGCCTGTGCCTGAGCCTGGCCGCCATCCTGCCGGCCGCCGCCCATGCCGACTGGCCCGACCGTCCGATCCACATGGTCGTGCCCTTCCCGCCAGGCTCATCGCCCGACATCCTGGCGCGCACGATTTCGGAACCGTTGTCCCAGGCGCTGGGCCAGCCCATCGTGATCGACAACAAGCCGGGCGCCGGCGGCAATATCGGTACCCGCATCGTGTCGCAGGCCAAGCCGGACGGCTATACGCTGCTCTACACGATCAACGGCCCGCTGGTGACCGCGCCCACGCTGTACAAGAAGACGCTGGGCTACGATCCGCTGCGCGACCTGCAACCGGTTTCGCTGGTGGGCACCAGCCCCAACGTGCTAGTCGTGCCCAGCAGCCTGAAGGTCGATAACGTCAAGGATTTCGTCGCGCTGGTGAAGGGCCGCGGCAATTCGCTGAACTACGGCTCCGTCGGCCCGGGCAGCTCGGCCCACCTGGCGATGGAAATGTTCAAGGAAAGCGCGGGCGTGGACCTGGCGCACATCCCCTATTCCGGCTTCCCGCAGGTCATCTCGGCCATCATCGGCGGCGACGTCCAGGCCGGCTTCATGGTGCCGGCCATCGCCGTGCCCCAGGCGCGCGACGGCAAGGTGAAGCTGCTGGCCGTGACCAGCCTGCAGCCCAGCGAGGCGCTGCCCGGCGTGCCGACGATGGCGTCCCAGGGCTATCCGGATTTTGAAGCCATTTCCTGGAACGCCGTGCTGGTTCCGGCCGGCACGCCCACGCCCATCGTCGAACGGCTCAACAGCGAGCTGGCGCGCATCATCGGCAGCGACGCGGTGCGCAAGCAGTTGGCGCTGCAGTACTTCACGCCCGCGCCGTCCACGCCCGAAGCCCTGACCGCCCGCATCAAGAACGAAAAGGCGCGCTGGGACCAGGTGATCGAAAAGCTGAATCTGTCGCTGGATTGA
- the secB gene encoding protein-export chaperone SecB codes for MADQDQNTQQEGGNDAPSFNLQRVYLKDLSLEMPNAPHVFLEQEAPQVEVSITVGGQRLAETVFETTVTVTVTTRINEKVVYLVEGTQAGIFEAANIPEEQLDPLLGIVCPTMLYPYLRANIADAITRTSMPPLHLTEVNFQALYEQRLAELQQQQSSANGSDSGIILPPSATRQ; via the coding sequence ATGGCTGATCAAGACCAAAACACCCAGCAAGAAGGCGGCAACGACGCGCCCTCGTTCAATCTGCAACGCGTCTACCTGAAAGACCTTTCGCTGGAAATGCCGAATGCGCCCCACGTCTTCCTGGAGCAGGAAGCGCCCCAGGTCGAGGTGAGCATTACCGTGGGCGGTCAGCGCCTGGCCGAAACCGTGTTCGAAACCACGGTCACCGTCACGGTCACCACCCGCATCAATGAAAAGGTCGTGTACCTGGTCGAAGGCACGCAGGCCGGCATCTTCGAGGCCGCCAACATCCCCGAAGAACAGCTCGACCCGCTGCTGGGCATCGTCTGCCCGACCATGCTGTACCCGTACCTGCGCGCCAACATCGCCGATGCGATCACCCGCACCTCGATGCCGCCGCTGCACCTGACCGAAGTGAACTTCCAGGCCCTGTACGAGCAGCGCCTGGCCGAGCTGCAGCAACAGCAAAGCTCCGCCAACGGCAGCGACTCGGGCATCATCCTGCCCCCCAGCGCGACCCGCCAGTAA
- a CDS encoding TrkH family potassium uptake protein produces MKRVLGTLYILGLTMVMFALTMLIPLIVAYVGGDGAREAFLDGFLISVGIGGGLAAVTRRARCELRARDGFVLVSAVWAGLPLLAAIPLLLYFHGAGLPLSFTSAYFEAMSGLTTTGATVLTNLDTLPASINLWRATLIWIGGMGILVLAVAILPLLGVGGHQVVRAETPGPMKDERLTPRIASTAKALYAVYFVFSILCFLAYRAVGLSWFEAWCHMATTMGLGGFSTWDDGFAHFDSVAVEMVAMVFMLIAGINFATHFNAFRQRSGRAYLRCPEAIPYLVVVLGVGLVISVFLFLKGVYDDPLQALRYGMFNTISMATTTGYANTDFAQWPLFAPLTMLLLSGFATSAGSTGGGIKMIRAILLVKQARNELVTMLHPHAVSPVRINGRAVETRTMSSVLAFMLFYGLSIAVFTSLLLLSGLDPITAFSAVFASINNTGPGLGPVGPMGNFAVLSDFQIWVCTFAMLIGRLELLTVLVLFTPIFWRK; encoded by the coding sequence ATGAAGCGCGTCCTGGGCACCCTCTACATCCTGGGTCTGACGATGGTGATGTTCGCTCTCACCATGTTGATCCCGCTGATCGTCGCCTACGTGGGCGGCGACGGCGCGCGCGAGGCCTTCCTGGACGGCTTCCTGATTTCGGTGGGCATAGGCGGCGGCCTGGCCGCGGTGACGCGCCGCGCCCGTTGCGAGTTGCGCGCGCGCGATGGCTTCGTGCTGGTGTCGGCCGTGTGGGCGGGCCTGCCCCTGCTGGCCGCGATCCCGCTGCTGCTCTACTTCCACGGCGCCGGGCTGCCGCTGTCGTTCACCAGCGCCTATTTCGAGGCCATGTCGGGCCTGACCACCACCGGCGCCACGGTCCTGACCAACCTGGACACGCTGCCCGCGTCGATCAACCTGTGGCGGGCCACGCTGATCTGGATCGGCGGCATGGGCATCCTGGTGCTGGCTGTGGCCATCCTGCCCTTGCTCGGGGTGGGCGGGCACCAGGTGGTGCGGGCGGAAACGCCTGGACCCATGAAGGACGAACGGCTCACGCCCCGCATCGCCAGCACCGCCAAGGCGCTGTACGCGGTCTATTTCGTGTTCTCCATCCTCTGCTTCCTGGCCTATCGGGCGGTCGGCCTGTCGTGGTTCGAGGCCTGGTGCCACATGGCCACCACCATGGGGCTGGGCGGTTTTTCGACCTGGGACGACGGCTTCGCCCATTTCGATTCGGTGGCGGTGGAAATGGTGGCGATGGTGTTCATGCTGATCGCCGGCATCAACTTTGCCACCCATTTCAATGCTTTCCGCCAGCGCAGCGGGCGCGCCTACCTGCGGTGTCCGGAGGCGATTCCCTACCTGGTCGTGGTGCTGGGGGTCGGGCTGGTCATATCCGTGTTCCTGTTCCTGAAGGGGGTCTACGACGATCCGCTGCAGGCGCTGCGCTACGGCATGTTCAACACGATTTCCATGGCAACCACCACGGGTTACGCCAATACCGATTTCGCGCAATGGCCCCTGTTTGCACCGCTGACGATGCTGCTGCTGTCGGGCTTCGCCACGTCGGCCGGGTCTACCGGGGGCGGCATCAAGATGATCCGGGCGATCCTGCTGGTCAAGCAGGCCCGCAATGAGCTGGTAACAATGTTGCATCCGCATGCGGTCAGCCCGGTGCGCATCAACGGGCGGGCGGTCGAGACCCGCACCATGTCGTCGGTGCTGGCCTTCATGCTGTTTTACGGTCTTTCCATCGCCGTTTTCACCAGCCTGCTGCTGCTGTCGGGCCTGGACCCGATCACGGCTTTCTCGGCGGTTTTCGCCAGCATCAACAACACCGGTCCCGGCCTGGGCCCGGTCGGCCCCATGGGCAACTTCGCTGTCTTGTCCGATTTCCAGATCTGGGTCTGCACCTTCGCGATGCTGATCGGGCGCCTGGAATTGCTGACCGTGCTGGTGCTGTTCACGCCTATTTTTTGGCGGAAATAG
- a CDS encoding methyltransferase domain-containing protein has product MSLPESATLPTLPLVSADVPRQFARRGDLAEAQFLYGEVARRMLGRLQYIRAQPQAMLDAGCGAGDNLPLLRERYPDAAYTGLDNCEPLLEQARKRHAPGGLSAWIGKLARRGPAAPAFINADLAASGLAPESLELVWSNLAMHWHRAPHAVLAEWRRILKVGGLAMFSCLGPATLRELRQALDDAGLRTATPSFVDMHDFGDLLVENGFADPVMDQEILTLTYRSPEKLLQDVRALGGNPAEGRRGGLVGRDWRDRLCAALEAQRRPDGLIVLSIEVAYGHAWRAAAHRNTAGETRLSVSAIGGRHRTP; this is encoded by the coding sequence ATGTCCCTGCCAGAATCCGCAACGCTCCCCACCCTGCCCCTCGTCAGCGCCGACGTGCCCCGGCAATTCGCCCGCCGCGGCGACCTGGCCGAGGCTCAGTTCCTGTACGGGGAAGTCGCCCGCCGCATGCTGGGCCGCCTGCAATACATCCGGGCCCAGCCCCAGGCGATGCTGGACGCCGGCTGTGGCGCGGGAGACAACCTGCCGCTGCTGCGCGAACGCTATCCCGACGCCGCCTATACCGGCCTGGACAACTGCGAACCGCTGCTGGAGCAGGCGCGCAAGCGCCACGCCCCCGGCGGCCTGTCGGCCTGGATCGGCAAGCTGGCGCGCCGCGGCCCGGCCGCTCCGGCCTTCATCAATGCCGACCTGGCGGCTAGCGGCCTGGCGCCCGAATCGCTGGAACTGGTGTGGTCCAACCTGGCCATGCACTGGCACCGCGCCCCGCACGCCGTGCTGGCGGAATGGCGGCGCATTCTCAAAGTGGGCGGGCTGGCGATGTTCTCCTGTCTGGGACCGGCCACGCTGCGCGAGCTGCGCCAGGCCCTGGACGATGCCGGGCTGCGTACGGCCACGCCGTCCTTCGTGGACATGCATGATTTCGGCGACCTGCTGGTGGAAAACGGCTTCGCCGACCCGGTCATGGACCAGGAGATCCTGACCCTGACCTACCGCAGCCCCGAAAAACTGCTGCAGGACGTGCGCGCGCTGGGCGGCAATCCCGCCGAAGGCCGGCGCGGCGGCCTGGTCGGCCGCGACTGGCGCGACCGCCTCTGCGCCGCGCTGGAAGCGCAGCGCAGGCCCGACGGCCTGATCGTCCTGAGCATCGAAGTCGCCTACGGCCACGCCTGGCGGGCCGCCGCGCATCGCAACACGGCCGGCGAAACCCGGTTGTCGGTCAGCGCAATCGGCGGCCGGCACCGCACGCCCTGA
- a CDS encoding response regulator, with product MARILVVDDEVGIRELLSEILYDEGHTVELAENAAQARAARLRMRPDLVLLDIWMPDTDGVSLLKEWGSQGLLDMPVIMMSGHATIDTAVEATRIGAMDFLEKPITLQRLLKTVAAGLARGRAPHPAPAAAHPAASNAAVALEDELDPPVLAAAPANEVPVTSNGQLGSISLDQPLREARDEFERIYFEYHLVRESHSMTRVSERTGLERTHLYRKLKQLGIESARKRSS from the coding sequence ATGGCCAGAATTCTGGTGGTTGACGACGAAGTCGGTATACGCGAGCTTTTGTCGGAAATCCTATACGACGAAGGACACACGGTCGAGTTGGCTGAAAACGCGGCGCAAGCGCGCGCGGCACGCTTGCGCATGCGCCCCGATCTGGTGTTGCTGGACATCTGGATGCCCGACACCGATGGCGTCAGCCTGCTCAAGGAGTGGGGCTCGCAAGGCCTGCTGGACATGCCCGTGATCATGATGAGCGGCCACGCCACCATCGACACGGCGGTCGAGGCCACGCGCATCGGCGCCATGGATTTCCTCGAAAAGCCGATCACGCTGCAGCGTCTGCTGAAGACCGTCGCAGCCGGCCTGGCCCGCGGCCGCGCGCCGCACCCGGCGCCCGCCGCCGCGCATCCGGCCGCGTCCAACGCCGCCGTGGCGCTGGAAGACGAACTGGACCCCCCGGTCCTGGCCGCCGCGCCCGCCAACGAAGTCCCGGTCACCTCCAACGGCCAGTTGGGCAGCATCTCGCTGGACCAGCCGCTGCGCGAGGCCCGCGACGAATTCGAGCGCATCTACTTTGAATACCACCTGGTCCGCGAAAGCCACAGCATGACCCGCGTGTCGGAACGCACGGGGCTGGAACGCACCCACCTGTACCGCAAGCTCAAGCAATTGGGCATCGAGTCCGCCCGCAAGCGGAGCTCATGA
- a CDS encoding YbdK family carboxylate-amine ligase: MEQIPFISSAPNTLGIELELQLIDPRSFDLTAASDELLAQMANHPIADRVKPEITRSMIELNSSVHEHPMGLLAEMREMRDALIEAADAVGVSVAGGGAHPFMRWQERSISDTPRFQYLAEMYGYLARQFTVFGQHIHLGVKSGDDSIKLLRRLSPYVPHFIALSASSPYCEGVDTLFSCSRLNAVNSFPLAGHMPPEVKDWYQFEAHLAQLRAYGLAESIKDLYWDIRPKPEFGTVEIRVCDTPLTVERACQLAAFAQALAVLLMREGDPGDGAWLSYRSNHFQACRFGLQGSYVTPDGQRLRLMDHLRNLFQRLMPVAEELGTGDMIAALRDESMRSGNDSRWLRSQFHRLRDLPLVVEAMSNAWRGVAAPGVGPAEPTAVLRRRIRATSEPMSALPASEPGVSVPLPERLH; this comes from the coding sequence ATGGAACAGATCCCGTTCATTTCGTCGGCCCCCAACACCCTGGGCATCGAGCTCGAGCTGCAACTGATAGACCCGCGCAGTTTTGACCTGACCGCAGCCTCGGACGAGCTGCTGGCCCAAATGGCCAACCACCCCATCGCCGACCGCGTTAAACCGGAAATCACGCGGTCCATGATCGAACTGAATTCCTCGGTGCACGAGCACCCCATGGGCTTGCTGGCCGAGATGCGCGAGATGCGCGACGCCCTGATCGAAGCGGCGGACGCCGTGGGCGTGTCGGTGGCCGGCGGCGGCGCCCATCCCTTCATGCGCTGGCAGGAACGTTCCATTTCGGACACCCCGCGCTTCCAGTACCTGGCCGAAATGTACGGTTACCTGGCGCGTCAATTTACGGTCTTCGGCCAGCACATCCACCTGGGCGTCAAAAGCGGCGACGATTCCATCAAACTGTTGCGCCGCCTGTCGCCCTATGTGCCGCATTTCATCGCGCTGTCGGCCTCCTCGCCGTATTGCGAGGGCGTGGATACCCTGTTCTCGTGCTCGCGCCTGAACGCGGTCAACAGCTTCCCGCTGGCCGGCCACATGCCGCCCGAAGTGAAGGACTGGTACCAGTTCGAGGCGCATCTGGCGCAGCTGCGGGCCTACGGCCTGGCCGAGAGCATCAAGGACTTGTACTGGGACATCCGCCCCAAGCCGGAATTCGGCACGGTCGAGATCCGCGTGTGCGACACGCCGCTGACGGTCGAGCGGGCTTGCCAGCTGGCGGCTTTCGCCCAGGCCCTGGCGGTGCTGCTGATGCGCGAGGGCGATCCTGGCGACGGCGCCTGGCTGTCCTACCGCAGCAACCACTTCCAGGCTTGCCGCTTCGGTCTGCAGGGCAGCTACGTGACGCCTGACGGCCAGCGCCTGCGCCTGATGGATCATTTGCGCAACCTGTTCCAGCGCCTGATGCCGGTGGCCGAAGAACTGGGCACGGGCGACATGATCGCCGCCCTGCGCGATGAATCCATGCGCAGCGGCAATGATTCCCGCTGGCTGCGCAGCCAGTTCCATCGCTTGCGCGACCTGCCGCTGGTGGTCGAAGCCATGTCGAACGCATGGCGCGGCGTGGCCGCGCCTGGCGTAGGGCCCGCGGAACCGACGGCAGTCCTGAGGCGGCGCATCCGGGCGACTTCTGAACCCATGTCGGCCTTGCCGGCTTCCGAGCCCGGGGTCAGCGTGCCGCTGCCGGAACGGCTGCACTAG
- a CDS encoding rhodanese-like domain-containing protein, whose translation MDLLQFLIDKNNVFIVAVAVISGIMLAIPALRKGRTGSAVSTTEAIQMVNQRQAVWVDVRPAEQFQAGHIAQARNVPAADLEQKAASLPKNKPLVVVCDNGRDSARAAAKLRAQGFADVVPLDGGMRAWSAASLPVTQKG comes from the coding sequence GTGGACCTTTTGCAATTCTTGATCGATAAAAACAACGTCTTCATCGTCGCCGTTGCCGTGATCTCCGGCATCATGCTGGCCATCCCCGCCCTGCGCAAGGGCCGCACCGGTTCGGCCGTGAGCACGACCGAGGCCATCCAGATGGTCAACCAGCGCCAGGCCGTCTGGGTCGACGTGCGCCCCGCCGAGCAGTTCCAGGCCGGCCACATCGCCCAGGCCCGCAACGTGCCGGCTGCCGACCTGGAGCAAAAGGCCGCCTCGCTGCCCAAGAACAAGCCGCTGGTCGTGGTTTGCGACAATGGCCGCGATTCGGCCCGCGCCGCCGCCAAGCTGCGCGCCCAGGGCTTTGCCGACGTCGTGCCGCTGGACGGCGGCATGCGCGCCTGGTCGGCCGCCAGCCTGCCTGTGACCCAGAAGGGTTGA
- a CDS encoding NAD(P)H-dependent glycerol-3-phosphate dehydrogenase codes for MNNPVKPRLRVAVLGAGSWGTALAAAASRRHATVLWARDAAQAADMAASHENARYLPGIALPQALNISSDLDATLRSLQEDGARRLIVLGVPVAGLTAICGELSRRLPALGLQDTPIVWTCKGFEADTARLPHEIMREALPGATGGALSGPSFAREVAQGLPVALTVASDSPALREATTAAFHGAALRVYASTDLVGVEVGGALKNVIAVACGIGDGLALGTNARAALITRGLAEMTRFGVALGAQAETFAGLTGLGDLVLTATGELSRNRRVGLEIGAGRKLADILASGITAEGVRCARAALDRARAIGVELPITEAVCAVLFDGVAPMTAVSALLARDARYESGEGGGQPDAAPERQPD; via the coding sequence ATGAACAATCCCGTCAAGCCACGCCTGCGCGTTGCCGTCCTGGGTGCGGGAAGTTGGGGCACCGCGCTGGCGGCGGCCGCCAGCCGCCGCCACGCCACCGTACTCTGGGCGCGCGACGCCGCGCAGGCGGCCGACATGGCCGCCTCGCACGAAAACGCGCGCTACCTGCCTGGCATCGCGCTGCCCCAGGCGCTGAATATTTCTTCCGATCTCGACGCCACGCTGCGCAGCCTGCAAGAAGATGGCGCACGACGCCTGATTGTGCTGGGCGTGCCCGTGGCCGGCCTGACCGCCATCTGCGGCGAACTTTCCCGCCGCCTGCCCGCGCTGGGACTGCAGGACACCCCCATCGTCTGGACGTGCAAGGGCTTTGAAGCCGACACGGCCAGGCTGCCCCACGAAATCATGCGCGAGGCCCTGCCTGGCGCCACTGGCGGCGCATTGTCGGGCCCCTCGTTCGCGCGCGAAGTCGCGCAGGGCCTGCCGGTGGCGCTGACCGTGGCCAGCGACAGCCCCGCCTTGCGCGAGGCCACCACCGCCGCCTTCCATGGCGCGGCGCTGCGCGTGTATGCCAGCACCGACCTGGTCGGCGTGGAAGTGGGCGGCGCGCTGAAGAACGTGATCGCCGTCGCCTGCGGCATTGGCGACGGCCTGGCCCTGGGCACCAATGCCCGCGCCGCGCTGATCACCCGAGGCCTGGCCGAGATGACCCGCTTCGGCGTGGCGCTGGGCGCCCAGGCCGAGACCTTCGCCGGGCTGACCGGCCTGGGCGACCTGGTGCTGACCGCGACGGGCGAGCTGTCGCGCAACCGCCGCGTGGGCCTGGAGATCGGCGCCGGCCGCAAGCTGGCCGACATCCTGGCCAGCGGCATCACGGCCGAAGGCGTGCGCTGCGCGCGCGCCGCGCTGGACCGCGCCCGCGCCATCGGGGTCGAACTGCCGATCACCGAAGCCGTCTGCGCCGTGCTGTTCGATGGCGTGGCCCCCATGACGGCCGTGTCCGCCCTGCTGGCGCGCGACGCCCGCTACGAAAGCGGGGAAGGCGGCGGCCAGCCGGACGCGGCGCCGGAGCGCCAGCCCGACTGA
- a CDS encoding ComF family protein: MASIIAHPGRGFRLSLRAMGRWLLSRVGCDCPLCGARVAGARLCAGCEADICEAPPRCPRCALRLRLDAPHCAACLGAPRAFSRTLAAFDYAPPADTLILTLKTRLRLSMAPVLARLIAAAVARGGPLPDGALLVAIPASRASLRQRGMNPAGEIARSLAAELGLPLARGLLRRRRETPRQTAQGRHARRRGAQNLFYCVGDLRGRPLLLVDDVMTTGSTANAAAAALLAAGAADVTVLVAARTP; encoded by the coding sequence ATGGCATCCATTATTGCGCATCCCGGCCGCGGCTTCCGATTGTCCCTACGGGCCATGGGGCGGTGGCTGCTGTCGCGGGTCGGCTGCGACTGCCCGCTGTGCGGCGCCCGCGTGGCGGGGGCGCGGCTTTGTGCCGGCTGCGAGGCTGACATCTGCGAGGCCCCGCCACGCTGCCCGCGTTGCGCGTTACGGCTGCGCCTGGACGCGCCGCATTGCGCCGCCTGCTTGGGCGCGCCACGGGCGTTTTCACGCACGCTCGCCGCCTTCGACTACGCGCCACCCGCCGATACCCTGATCCTGACGCTGAAGACCCGGCTGCGGCTCAGCATGGCGCCCGTGCTGGCCCGGCTGATCGCCGCCGCCGTGGCCCGCGGCGGCCCTCTGCCGGATGGCGCCTTGCTGGTCGCCATTCCTGCCAGCCGCGCGTCCCTGCGCCAGCGCGGCATGAATCCGGCGGGCGAGATCGCGCGCAGTCTGGCGGCCGAGCTGGGGCTGCCGCTGGCGCGCGGCCTGTTGAGGCGGCGCCGCGAGACGCCCAGGCAGACCGCGCAGGGCCGCCATGCGCGCCGGCGCGGCGCGCAAAACCTGTTTTATTGCGTGGGCGACCTGCGCGGCCGGCCGCTGCTGTTGGTGGACGACGTCATGACCACCGGCAGCACCGCCAACGCGGCGGCCGCCGCGTTGCTGGCCGCGGGGGCCGCGGACGTCACGGTGCTGGTGGCCGCGCGCACGCCTTGA
- the trkA gene encoding Trk system potassium transporter TrkA translates to MKILIMGAGRVGTSVAENLVSEENDITVIDSDPVQLQYLQEHFDLRVVHGDGSQVSVLEAAGAADTDLLIACAALDSANMVACKIARQLFNIPRRIARIRSVEFAEHPELMSEEGFCIDALISPERSVTTYLHSLIEFPEALQVVEFAEGRVSVVTVRVGAGSPMAHSPVDKLRDVWPDVKARVIDVLRGGRPLRAGSGTVIAPGDEVVLVVDSRDARRAVRQLREAERAVRRVMIAGGGNIGLRLARQLAEEKYSVRIIERDQKRCEYLATQLPDSVLVLHGSGTDEALLERENIEDMDTWLALTSDDEDNIMSSLLAKRLGARKVIALINRQAYGELMQGSHIDIAVSPSQATMSELLRHVRRGDVAAVHRLRQGVAEALEAIAHGDRSTSKVVGRAVGQISLPKGASIGALVREDEIILPDADTVIESDDHVIVFVPSRRQMPRVEKLFQVSASFF, encoded by the coding sequence ATGAAGATCCTGATCATGGGCGCTGGTCGCGTAGGCACCAGCGTGGCCGAGAACCTGGTGTCCGAAGAGAACGACATCACGGTGATCGATTCGGATCCTGTCCAGCTCCAATACCTGCAAGAACACTTCGACCTGCGCGTCGTCCATGGCGACGGCTCGCAGGTATCGGTGCTGGAGGCCGCCGGCGCCGCCGACACCGACCTGCTGATCGCCTGTGCGGCCTTGGATTCGGCCAATATGGTGGCCTGCAAGATCGCGCGCCAGCTGTTCAACATTCCCCGCCGCATCGCCCGCATCCGCTCGGTCGAGTTCGCCGAACACCCGGAACTCATGAGCGAAGAGGGCTTCTGCATCGACGCCCTGATCAGCCCCGAGCGCAGCGTCACCACCTATCTGCACAGCCTGATCGAGTTCCCCGAAGCCCTGCAGGTGGTGGAATTCGCCGAAGGCCGGGTCAGCGTCGTGACCGTGCGGGTCGGGGCGGGCAGCCCGATGGCCCATTCCCCGGTCGACAAGCTGCGCGACGTCTGGCCCGACGTGAAGGCGCGCGTCATCGACGTGCTGCGCGGCGGCCGGCCGCTGCGGGCCGGCAGCGGCACCGTCATCGCCCCGGGCGACGAGGTGGTGCTGGTGGTGGACTCGCGCGACGCGCGCCGCGCGGTGCGGCAGCTGCGCGAGGCCGAGCGCGCCGTGCGCCGCGTGATGATCGCGGGCGGCGGCAATATCGGCCTGCGCCTGGCGCGCCAGCTGGCCGAGGAAAAATACAGCGTCCGCATCATCGAGCGCGACCAGAAGCGCTGCGAATACCTGGCGACCCAGTTGCCCGACAGCGTGCTGGTCCTGCACGGCAGCGGCACCGACGAAGCGCTGCTGGAACGCGAGAACATCGAGGACATGGACACGTGGCTGGCGCTGACCAGCGACGACGAGGACAACATCATGTCCTCGCTGCTGGCCAAGCGTCTGGGCGCCCGCAAGGTGATCGCGCTGATCAACCGCCAGGCCTACGGTGAACTGATGCAGGGCAGCCATATCGACATCGCCGTGTCGCCGTCCCAGGCCACCATGAGCGAGCTGCTGCGCCACGTGCGCCGCGGCGACGTGGCCGCCGTGCACCGGCTGCGCCAGGGCGTGGCGGAAGCGCTGGAGGCCATCGCCCACGGCGACCGCTCCACCTCCAAGGTGGTGGGCCGCGCGGTCGGGCAAATCAGCCTGCCCAAGGGCGCCAGCATCGGCGCCCTGGTGCGGGAAGACGAAATCATCCTGCCGGACGCCGATACCGTGATCGAATCCGACGACCACGTCATTGTCTTCGTGCCCTCGCGCCGGCAGATGCCGCGCGTGGAAAAGCTGTTCCAAGTCTCGGCGTCCTTCTTCTGA
- the grxC gene encoding glutaredoxin 3, with translation MNKVVMYSKDYCPYCARAKTLLEQRGVTDLEIIQIDRDPSQREVMIERTGRRTVPQIFIGDTHVGGCDDLMALDRSGGLAPMLAS, from the coding sequence ATGAATAAAGTCGTCATGTACAGCAAGGACTATTGTCCCTATTGCGCCCGCGCCAAGACCTTGCTCGAGCAGCGCGGCGTGACTGACCTGGAAATCATCCAGATCGACCGGGACCCGTCCCAGCGCGAGGTCATGATCGAACGCACCGGCCGGCGCACCGTCCCGCAGATCTTCATCGGCGATACCCATGTCGGCGGTTGCGACGACCTGATGGCCCTGGACCGCTCGGGTGGCCTTGCCCCCATGCTGGCCAGCTAA
- a CDS encoding tRNA (cytidine(34)-2'-O)-methyltransferase produces MFHVILVCPEIPPNTGNAIRLCANTGAQLHLVRPLGFELDDARMRRAGLDYHEWQPVRVHDSLEEALADTGAAPSSIYALTTHAQRSVADIGFKPGDVFVFGRETAGLSEEHQAMFPPQQRLRLPMRAGQRSLNLSNAVAVTVFEAWRQQGYEGGV; encoded by the coding sequence ATGTTCCACGTCATCCTCGTCTGCCCTGAAATCCCTCCCAATACCGGCAACGCCATCCGCCTGTGCGCCAATACGGGTGCGCAGCTGCATCTGGTACGCCCCTTGGGCTTCGAACTCGACGACGCGCGCATGCGCCGCGCCGGGTTGGACTACCACGAATGGCAGCCGGTCCGGGTGCATGACTCGCTGGAGGAGGCTCTGGCCGATACCGGCGCCGCGCCGTCCAGTATCTACGCGCTGACCACGCACGCGCAGCGCAGCGTGGCGGATATCGGCTTCAAGCCGGGCGACGTGTTCGTGTTCGGCCGTGAAACGGCCGGGCTGTCGGAGGAACATCAGGCGATGTTCCCGCCCCAGCAGCGCCTGCGCCTGCCGATGCGCGCAGGCCAGCGCAGCCTGAACCTGTCCAATGCCGTCGCGGTGACAGTGTTCGAGGCCTGGCGGCAGCAGGGGTATGAAGGGGGAGTGTGA